From Vicinamibacterales bacterium, a single genomic window includes:
- the def gene encoding peptide deformylase: MSILKVARMGHPVLRARAKPLDPSEIKQPRIQQLIDDMFETMQEYQGVGLAAPQVHEGVRLFVAGFAPRRNDDDEDDEDSGVPLMALINPEISVVGREIAEDWEGCLSIPDVRGRVPRAQEISVKAYDRKGRRLQMNARGFTARVIQHETDHLDGVLFLDRMESLDTLTFLDEFSRYWSPRDRDVPEE, translated from the coding sequence ATGTCGATCCTGAAGGTGGCGCGAATGGGGCATCCCGTCCTGCGCGCCCGCGCCAAGCCGCTCGATCCGTCGGAGATCAAGCAGCCGCGCATCCAGCAGCTCATCGACGACATGTTCGAGACCATGCAGGAGTATCAGGGAGTCGGCCTGGCGGCGCCGCAGGTGCACGAAGGCGTTCGCCTCTTCGTCGCCGGGTTCGCGCCCCGGCGCAATGACGACGACGAGGACGACGAGGACAGCGGGGTGCCGCTGATGGCGCTGATCAATCCCGAGATCAGCGTTGTCGGACGCGAGATCGCGGAGGACTGGGAAGGCTGTCTGAGCATTCCCGACGTCCGCGGCCGGGTGCCGCGCGCGCAGGAGATCTCGGTCAAGGCCTACGATCGCAAGGGCCGGCGCCTGCAGATGAACGCGCGCGGCTTCACCGCGCGCGTCATCCAGCACGAGACCGATCACCTGGACGGCGTGCTCTTCCTGGATCGCATGGAATCGCTCGATACGTTGACCTTTCTCGACGAGTTCAGCCGCTACTGGAGCCCTCGCGACCGGGACGTGCCGGAAGAATGA
- a CDS encoding FAD-dependent thymidylate synthase — protein sequence MISAPPETFTDEERRALAPYFTNTDRHVFALTNLPETVKGALFARYSRSAKSLRRLFLDEFAGGLGAELASADGVGVARAEKLYAKVFNEYGDDSVAQLGGAHVACEYVSNVLTKVLEWGRLMAYLEQSTRYVAYTDKLHGRWRYHVPVEIEGALRERYAATMDRAFEAYASMIDTMQRHFAERYPRAPQDSVGVHRAAVRAKALDTLRGMLPAATQSNVGLFGTGQAYEALLLRMQAHPLEEVRTCGAQMLEELRKLIPAFLTRVDQAERGRRWSEYLASTRHAVRGAAEQLLAGIDAEDRGEVTLSDFDPDGEVKIVAAALYAVTDLPDDQLLALARGMTADQRAAVLRAYIGERGNRRHRPGRAFERTSYRFDVLTDYGAFRDLQRHRLLSLEWQPLSTRHGYTEPDAIREAGVLDSWTRVMDDSADLYEALRSDGLDAAAPYAVAMAYRVRFYMDMNAREAMHILELRTAPQGHPAYRRVCQQMHRLIGERAGHTAVAAAMAFVDHSAVELERLKSERELERKRAR from the coding sequence ATGATCTCCGCGCCTCCCGAAACGTTCACCGACGAAGAGCGCCGCGCGCTCGCTCCGTACTTCACCAACACCGATCGCCACGTCTTCGCCTTGACGAACCTGCCGGAGACCGTCAAAGGCGCGCTCTTCGCGCGCTACTCGCGGTCCGCCAAGTCGCTGCGCCGACTGTTCCTCGACGAGTTCGCCGGCGGGCTCGGCGCAGAGCTTGCCTCGGCGGACGGCGTCGGCGTGGCCCGGGCGGAGAAGCTCTACGCGAAGGTGTTCAACGAGTACGGCGACGACTCGGTCGCGCAGCTCGGCGGCGCGCACGTGGCGTGCGAGTACGTCTCGAACGTGCTCACCAAGGTGCTCGAATGGGGCCGGCTGATGGCCTATCTGGAACAATCGACCAGATACGTCGCCTATACGGACAAGCTGCACGGGCGCTGGCGGTACCACGTTCCGGTAGAGATCGAGGGGGCGCTTCGCGAGCGCTACGCCGCGACCATGGATCGCGCCTTCGAGGCCTACGCGTCGATGATCGACACGATGCAGCGGCACTTCGCGGAGCGGTATCCCCGCGCGCCGCAGGATTCGGTCGGGGTTCACCGCGCCGCGGTCCGCGCCAAGGCGCTCGACACGCTTCGCGGCATGCTGCCGGCGGCGACGCAGTCGAACGTCGGGCTGTTCGGCACCGGCCAGGCCTATGAAGCCCTGCTGCTCCGGATGCAGGCACACCCGCTCGAGGAGGTCCGGACCTGCGGCGCGCAGATGCTCGAGGAGCTGCGCAAGCTGATCCCGGCGTTCCTGACCCGCGTCGATCAGGCCGAACGCGGACGGCGCTGGAGCGAGTACCTGGCCTCGACGCGGCACGCGGTGCGCGGCGCGGCGGAACAGCTCCTCGCCGGCATCGACGCGGAGGATCGCGGCGAAGTGACCTTGAGCGACTTCGATCCCGACGGCGAGGTCAAAATCGTGGCGGCCGCGCTGTACGCGGTGACCGATCTGCCGGACGATCAGCTGCTCGCGCTGGCGCGGGGCATGACGGCGGATCAGCGCGCGGCCGTGCTGCGTGCGTACATCGGCGAGCGTGGAAACCGTCGCCACCGCCCTGGCCGCGCGTTCGAGCGGACGTCCTATCGCTTCGACGTCCTCACCGATTACGGCGCGTTCCGCGATCTGCAGCGCCACCGGCTGCTCTCGCTCGAATGGCAGCCGCTGTCGACGCGCCACGGCTATACCGAACCCGATGCGATCCGCGAAGCGGGCGTGCTGGACAGCTGGACGCGCGTCATGGACGACTCGGCGGACCTCTACGAGGCGCTTCGTTCGGACGGCCTCGACGCCGCCGCTCCGTATGCCGTGGCGATGGCCTACCGCGTGCGCTTCTACATGGACATGAACGCGCGCGAAGCGATGCACATTCTCGAGCTGCGCACGGCGCCGCAGGGGCACCCCGCGTACCGCCGGGTGTGTCAGCAGATGCACCGCCTCATTGGCGAGCGCGCCGGCCATACCGCCGTTGCCGCCGCGATGGCGTTCGTCGACCACTCGGCGGTGGAGCTGGAGCGGTTGAAGTCGGAGCGCGAGCTCGAGCGGAAGCGGGCGAGATAG
- a CDS encoding thioesterase family protein, with product MAARFVHRLQVRFRDCDPLGHVNNAVYLTYLEQTRFSHWRALWGFGSPQLPPGMPGVILARVECDYRRPATYGQTLEVRMAVAELGRTSFRYEYEIVDEQGNTVATARTVQVMYDYAAGRPVPIPDDIRALLTAGTEKETGEGGSRSQG from the coding sequence GTGGCGGCCCGTTTCGTCCACCGCCTGCAGGTGCGATTCCGCGACTGCGACCCGCTCGGCCACGTCAACAACGCCGTCTACCTCACCTACCTCGAGCAGACCCGCTTCTCCCACTGGCGGGCGTTGTGGGGATTCGGCTCGCCGCAGCTGCCGCCCGGCATGCCCGGCGTGATCCTCGCGCGGGTGGAATGCGACTACCGCCGTCCGGCGACCTACGGCCAGACGCTCGAAGTGAGGATGGCCGTCGCGGAGCTCGGACGCACGAGCTTCCGCTACGAGTACGAGATCGTCGACGAGCAGGGCAACACCGTGGCAACGGCAAGGACGGTGCAGGTCATGTACGACTATGCGGCCGGCAGACCCGTGCCGATCCCGGACGACATCCGCGCGCTGTTGACGGCCGGTACGGAGAAGGAGACGGGAGAGGGTGGAAGCAGATCGCAGGGTTGA
- a CDS encoding UXX-star (seleno)protein family 1, which yields MEADRRVEIFGKDTCPYTQAARDHYRSLGVAVEYRNVKKDPASLAAMLDLTRGRREVPVIVEAGKVTIGFGGT from the coding sequence GTGGAAGCAGATCGCAGGGTTGAGATCTTCGGCAAGGACACGTGCCCGTACACCCAGGCGGCGCGCGACCACTACCGCAGCCTCGGCGTCGCCGTCGAGTATCGCAACGTCAAGAAGGACCCGGCTTCGCTGGCCGCGATGCTCGACCTGACCCGCGGCCGCCGCGAAGTCCCGGTCATCGTGGAAGCCGGCAAGGTGACGATCGGCTTCGGCGGCACCTGA